Genomic segment of Sodaliphilus pleomorphus:
CGGGGAGTGGTCGTAGCCGACCTGAATCAAAACTACTGGACTGCGCACTGGGTGGCAGCTGGCAGAGTGTGCCGTTGATTGCCCAACCAGTACAGGGCTCCATACTGGCGCAATGAAGTGCAGCCTATGCCAAGAGAGTCACACTCGTGTTTCATGCGTGCTTCTTCCTGAGAGTAAACATCGCCCGAGATGACTATCGATTGCGGCTTATAGATTTTAAGCAAGTCGGCAATTCTCGCGTGGCATTGCTTGGTGAGCACCATGTAGTCGACAGCCAGTCGCCTGCTTGCCGAGATTTTTTTCCACTTGCCCGCACCTATGGCTACCATTCTCTTACCGCCCATATAGCAATAGGGGGGCTTGAAGAAGAAGCTTGCACGACGTGTGGTGCCTTTCACGGCCGCCACGTGCGTCACATTGTAGTGAGCCAAAAATGCCATGTGCTGATGCTCAAAGGCGGCAACGTCGATGTCACTGTCATCGCCTATCCACAGATACCCGCAATTGTTCTCGAAGGCGAAAAATGGAGTAGAATCATAGGAATTGAAAATCACCATTCCACTCGCAGGAGTGGATAAATTGATCCAGCACTTGTAGCTCACGGTGACGGCCAGTAGCACAACAACGGTGACAGCAATCTTGCGCTGTCGCGTCTTCACGGCAAGAGAAACAAAGATAAGAATGGCATAGAAAAGTATCACCTCAATGCCTGTGATGTAGATGCCGTCGATGTGCGACAGTGGGAGACTCGAAATTGTGGTCACTACCGAATTGATATACTTGTAGAGGCCTTCAACAACACTTTCGAGCACTGTGATCTCGCCCCTTAATGCCAGGAAAATAACAAAAAATGCTGCTACAACCATAAACACAGGGAAGACGGGAAGAATGAGGAGATTGGACAATATCGACATGGTTGAGATTGAATGGAAGTAATAGGCAGTCAATACAAGAGTCGAAGCCATCGCAATCGCCGACGTGGCCAAAGTTGACTTCACCGCTTGCCAAGCCTTGTTGCCCACAGGCTTGGCAGGCGTCGAATATAGCAAAATGGCTAACACCGTGATGAAACTGAGCTGAAATCCCACGCTGAACAATGCATTGGGATCAAAAATGAGTATAAACAAGGCCGACGACAGCAAGGCATTGACTGGAAGCGACTTCCTGTAGAGGATGTGTGCGACGAGCACAAAGACAATCATTATCGATGCTCGCATCACCGATGGCGGCAGTCCAGTGAAAACGCCGAAGGCTGCAATGCACACAATAGTGACCGCCAGTCTCAGCTTCTTGAGCCGCAAGTAGTCGAGCGGCATGAGAATCCACCAAACAATGATTGACAGAATACCAACGTGCAGGCCACTCAATGCTAAGATGTGGGCGACTCCGGCATTGGAATACTGCCAGCGGGTGTCGTTGTCGACAAGATCCTTGCTGCCAAGTATCAATGCTGCCACCATGTGCTGACACGGCTCATTGAGACGCGAGTTGAAAATGCTGTGCAATATTTTGTTTTGTTGTTCGGCCAGCCAGGAAGAGAATGTACTGGTGTGTCCGTATTTTACAAGTCGGCTGGCAGGAAGATGTTGCATGTAGTAAATGCCTTGACGTTTTAGCATGCTTGCATAGTCAATTTCATCGGGATTCCCAAGATTTTTCACAGGCTGCAGGTTGGGCTTGAATGCTACAAGGTCGCCACTGCCCAGCAGGTAATTGCACCCTTGGGTTGTTATCATCGCCACTGCATCGACAGGTGTAGATTTTTTCCCGTTGGAGCTTGCAGTAATAGTCACTGACAACTGCATCGAGAAGTCTTTATACTTGATGTCGTCGATAGATGCTACAACCATTTTTTGACTGTTGACCCAGGCAAGATTCAAAGGGGCAGGATAGGTGAGCATTTGGGCAAGACATCCCACAGCCAGTGCCAAGACCGCTATTGGAACAATGTAATAGGGCCTCACTGCAAGTCGGGCTGCAGCACTCCTGTTGCTTGCCCACATGGCGAAGTAGGATGCAGCGCCCGCAGCAATGAGGATGGAAGGAACAGCCAGCACGCGTGTGCCCACGGTATTTCCCAAGAGAATGCCTCCAATGAGCGGAACAAGCAGTCTTGCCACAGGGTACCTCGACAACACGCTGGAGAGCATCATAAACAAAAATTGGCGCTATTTTGTCCAAATCTCATAGGCAGCAAAGCCCTGAAGCAGGAGCATCTCAAGGCCATTTTTCACTTCGGCGCCATGTTCCTTCGATTGCTTCATAAACAGAGTCTCGTCGGGGTTGTAGATGAGATCATAGCACAAGTGCTCTTTGGTCAAAAACCGATAAGGAAAATCGGGACACTTGTCCACGTCGGGAAACATACCGAGTGGGGTAGTGTTGACTATGATTTTGTGCTCATGCACCATGGCTTTGGTGAGTTCTTCATAGGTCACTGTCGAGGCCGATTTCTTGCGTGACACGTGCATGACCTCTACGCCAAACTTGTTGAGTGCATAGCTCACCGCCTTTGAGGCGCCGCCTGAGCCGAGCACCATGGCCTGCCGGTGCTTAGCGTCGATGTAGGGTTCAATCGACTTGCCGAAACCTATCACATCGCTGTTGTATCCTCTCAGTTTCAGCTCGTTCTCTCTGTCGTTTCTTATAAATTTAATTACATTTACAGCACCAATATTACGTGCCCCGTCATCGATCGAGTCCAGATAGGGTATGACTTGCTCCTTGTAGGGCGCAGTCACATTGAGACCGTCGAGATTGGGATACTCGCTGATGACTTCCATCAATTGCCCAATGTCTTCAATCTCAAAATTAAGATATTCGGCATCGATGTGCTCGGCTTTGAACTTCTGGTTGAAGTAATCCATCGAGAACGAGTGGGCCAGGGGATAGCCTATGAGTCCATAAAGTTTTTTTGTTGTGTTGAGCGCTGCCATGTAATGTCGTGATTTTTCGATTTCTTTATACTCTTTTTGCAAATTTACAACAAAAATCTATATTGCAGGCATTTATTTTTACATTTCTTTTGACAATAAGAATTTTTGACTACCAACTACAGCCAATTTGACTACAATAAAATCACTATGGAACAATATCAATCAATTTTTTATTAGTACTTTTGCCAAAGATTTATTTATTAATTGGTATTGACCAATCAAGATTTAAATGATGAAATCAGTTTCTAAGCGTAATATTTACATTGGGGCTACGGTGCTCGTGAGCCTTTTCTTGTTGTATTGGGGCATTGAATTTCTGAAGGGATCCAATATCTTTTCGTCAAACACAACATTTTATGCCCGTTTCGCCAAAGTGGAAGATTTGGCAGTCTCCTCACCCGTCAATGTCAATGGCTACACGGTGGGCCAAATACGCAGCATCAACTATGACTATGACAAAAATCAGATTGTGGTCGAGATGAGCTTCGACAAGAATTTGAAAGTTCCCAAGGGCAGCACTATTTCACTGGCCACATCACTGCTGGGCACTTCGGTTCTTAATCTGAACCTGAGCGATGCTAAATCTTATTATGAGCCAGGTTCAACCATCCCCACGCTGCCGGTGGGCGGCGGACTGATGGACCAGGTATCGTCAAAGGTGATGCCAAGTGTTGAAGTCATGCTTCCAAAGGTTGACTCAATTCTGGGCAGCGTCAATACCCTCATGGCCAACCCTGCACTCTATGCATCGGTCACCCGGCTCGACCAAATCACAGCCGAGCTCAACAGGAGTTCGATTGAACTCGCTCAGTTGCTGGCCGTGGTCAACTCACGCATGCCGCAATTGCTCGACAATGTGAACGGTGTGGTTGTCAATGCCAATGGGGCTGTAACCAATGCCGGTGCCCTTGCCAAGGACTTGCAAAAGACGTCGGGCAACTTGAACGAGCTCACCCAATCACTCAAGAACATGCCCCTCGACACAACACTGGCTCGCGTGAACCGCACGCTGGCCAACGTGCAGAGGCTCTCGGCCCAG
This window contains:
- a CDS encoding shikimate dehydrogenase family protein, translated to MAALNTTKKLYGLIGYPLAHSFSMDYFNQKFKAEHIDAEYLNFEIEDIGQLMEVISEYPNLDGLNVTAPYKEQVIPYLDSIDDGARNIGAVNVIKFIRNDRENELKLRGYNSDVIGFGKSIEPYIDAKHRQAMVLGSGGASKAVSYALNKFGVEVMHVSRKKSASTVTYEELTKAMVHEHKIIVNTTPLGMFPDVDKCPDFPYRFLTKEHLCYDLIYNPDETLFMKQSKEHGAEVKNGLEMLLLQGFAAYEIWTK
- a CDS encoding ComEC/Rec2 family competence protein — its product is MARLLVPLIGGILLGNTVGTRVLAVPSILIAAGAASYFAMWASNRSAAARLAVRPYYIVPIAVLALAVGCLAQMLTYPAPLNLAWVNSQKMVVASIDDIKYKDFSMQLSVTITASSNGKKSTPVDAVAMITTQGCNYLLGSGDLVAFKPNLQPVKNLGNPDEIDYASMLKRQGIYYMQHLPASRLVKYGHTSTFSSWLAEQQNKILHSIFNSRLNEPCQHMVAALILGSKDLVDNDTRWQYSNAGVAHILALSGLHVGILSIIVWWILMPLDYLRLKKLRLAVTIVCIAAFGVFTGLPPSVMRASIMIVFVLVAHILYRKSLPVNALLSSALFILIFDPNALFSVGFQLSFITVLAILLYSTPAKPVGNKAWQAVKSTLATSAIAMASTLVLTAYYFHSISTMSILSNLLILPVFPVFMVVAAFFVIFLALRGEITVLESVVEGLYKYINSVVTTISSLPLSHIDGIYITGIEVILFYAILIFVSLAVKTRQRKIAVTVVVLLAVTVSYKCWINLSTPASGMVIFNSYDSTPFFAFENNCGYLWIGDDSDIDVAAFEHQHMAFLAHYNVTHVAAVKGTTRRASFFFKPPYCYMGGKRMVAIGAGKWKKISASRRLAVDYMVLTKQCHARIADLLKIYKPQSIVISGDVYSQEEARMKHECDSLGIGCTSLRQYGALYWLGNQRHTLPAATQCAVQ
- a CDS encoding MlaD family protein, translating into MKSVSKRNIYIGATVLVSLFLLYWGIEFLKGSNIFSSNTTFYARFAKVEDLAVSSPVNVNGYTVGQIRSINYDYDKNQIVVEMSFDKNLKVPKGSTISLATSLLGTSVLNLNLSDAKSYYEPGSTIPTLPVGGGLMDQVSSKVMPSVEVMLPKVDSILGSVNTLMANPALYASVTRLDQITAELNRSSIELAQLLAVVNSRMPQLLDNVNGVVVNANGAVTNAGALAKDLQKTSGNLNELTQSLKNMPLDTTLARVNRTLANVQRLSAQLNDPNSSIGMLMHDRQLYQNASGAVASLQALLEDIKKNPKKYVTIKVF